One window of the Shewanella khirikhana genome contains the following:
- the rdgC gene encoding recombination-associated protein RdgC, whose protein sequence is MWFKNLTLYRFNKPINIDAESLEKALADFTFSPCSSQDISKFGFSKALGKHGSALVHSANNRHLICATKEEKILPGQVIKEAMEEKAGQIEAEENRKLTKKEKDALKEEITTTLLPRAFSRRSQIHALILPEIEMILVDSSSATKAEELLALLRKAMGSLPVIPVSFTVPVEHTLTEWLKAGEAAAPFIMQDEAELKSAADEGGIVRFKQQVLTEEEVLAHLETGKEVHKLALHFGQSIALVLQSDASLKRLKFSEEFRAGNDDLGNDDPMARLDADFALMGSELVALMHALVEALGGLPKDE, encoded by the coding sequence ATGTGGTTTAAAAATCTCACCCTGTATCGTTTTAACAAGCCAATCAACATCGACGCCGAGTCGCTGGAAAAGGCCCTGGCAGACTTTACCTTCAGCCCTTGCTCCAGCCAGGACATCAGCAAGTTCGGTTTCTCCAAGGCCCTGGGCAAACACGGCAGTGCCCTGGTTCACAGTGCCAATAACCGCCACCTTATCTGCGCCACCAAGGAAGAAAAAATCCTCCCAGGCCAGGTAATTAAAGAGGCGATGGAAGAAAAAGCCGGTCAGATTGAAGCCGAAGAAAACCGCAAGCTCACCAAAAAAGAGAAAGACGCGCTTAAAGAAGAAATCACCACCACGCTGCTGCCGCGCGCCTTCTCCCGCAGAAGCCAAATCCATGCCCTGATCCTGCCGGAAATCGAGATGATCCTGGTGGACAGCTCCAGCGCCACCAAGGCCGAAGAGCTGCTGGCACTGCTGCGTAAGGCCATGGGCTCACTGCCGGTGATCCCTGTGTCTTTCACCGTGCCGGTTGAACATACCCTCACCGAATGGCTCAAGGCTGGTGAAGCGGCGGCGCCCTTTATCATGCAGGATGAAGCGGAACTCAAGTCTGCCGCCGATGAAGGCGGTATCGTTCGCTTCAAACAACAGGTTCTGACTGAAGAAGAAGTGCTGGCGCACCTGGAAACCGGCAAGGAAGTGCACAAGCTGGCACTGCATTTCGGTCAGTCCATTGCATTGGTGTTGCAGTCTGACGCAAGTCTCAAGCGCCTTAAGTTCTCTGAAGAGTTCCGTGCCGGTAACGATGACTTGGGTAACGATGATCCAATGGCGCGCCTCGATGCCGACTTCGCCCTGATGGGCAGTGAGTTGGTGGCGCTGATGCACGCTCTGGTGGAAGCCCTGGGCGGTCTGCCCAAGGACGAGTAA
- a CDS encoding porin — MMNAFNKTLLVSALTMASLASAHAAEPITVYGKLNVSVQNNDEAGESETVVQSNASRLGVKGAFELSSSLEAFYTIEYEVNTGDDAKENFLARNQFVGLKGNFGAVSVGRNDTMLKIAQGKVDQFNDLSGDLKSLFKGENRIEQTVTYVSPSFGGFKVGATYAAEGAKAQAGEDGFSLAAMYGDAGLKKTNFYASVAYDSEVKGYDILRATVQAKLAGLILGGMYQQEEKSVNGDSKTGYLVSAAYNISDVTLKGQYQDMEDKGDSWSIGADYKLGKPTKLFAFYTSRDMEAAEDTDNYIGVGIEHKF, encoded by the coding sequence ATGATGAACGCTTTTAACAAAACTCTGCTTGTTTCCGCGCTGACCATGGCTTCACTGGCTTCTGCACACGCTGCCGAGCCTATCACCGTTTACGGTAAGCTGAATGTTTCTGTACAGAACAACGACGAAGCCGGCGAATCTGAAACTGTAGTTCAGAGCAACGCTTCCCGTCTGGGTGTTAAGGGTGCTTTCGAACTCAGCTCTTCTCTGGAAGCCTTCTACACCATCGAGTATGAAGTGAACACCGGCGATGATGCCAAGGAAAACTTCCTGGCCCGTAACCAGTTTGTGGGTCTGAAGGGCAACTTCGGTGCTGTATCCGTGGGTCGTAACGACACCATGCTGAAAATCGCTCAGGGTAAAGTTGACCAGTTCAACGACCTGTCAGGCGACCTGAAGAGCCTGTTCAAAGGTGAAAACCGTATCGAACAGACTGTAACCTACGTTTCTCCTTCTTTCGGTGGTTTCAAAGTAGGTGCTACCTACGCCGCTGAAGGTGCCAAGGCTCAGGCCGGTGAAGACGGTTTCTCTCTGGCTGCCATGTACGGTGATGCCGGTCTGAAGAAAACCAACTTCTACGCGTCTGTAGCTTACGACAGCGAAGTAAAAGGTTACGACATCCTGCGTGCCACTGTACAAGCCAAACTGGCTGGCCTGATCCTGGGCGGTATGTACCAGCAGGAAGAAAAATCAGTTAACGGCGACAGCAAGACCGGTTACCTGGTAAGCGCTGCCTACAATATCTCTGACGTGACCCTGAAAGGTCAGTATCAGGACATGGAAGACAAAGGTGATTCCTGGTCTATCGGTGCTGATTACAAGCTGGGCAAGCCAACCAAGCTGTTCGCTTTCTACACCAGCCGCGACATGGAAGCTGCTGAAGACACTGACAACTACATCGGTGTTGGTATTGAGCACAAGTTCTAA
- a CDS encoding sigma-70 family RNA polymerase sigma factor, whose translation MTAIQSISLPGNDEDELLMQRYAKGDIKAFDTLYQRHRGGLYRYFVRQIGDSQLAEDLYQETWGRVIKAAPAYEVSAKFTTWLYRIAHNLLIDHVRAVKPLDDADAFEEELQELPDGMTPARSLEQEQRVQALRHCVTLLPQVQKEAFLLSSEMGFTALMISEIAAVSLEATKSRIRYAYQSLRSCVARRLGEDDDER comes from the coding sequence ATGACAGCAATCCAATCCATTTCACTGCCGGGTAACGATGAAGACGAACTGCTGATGCAGCGTTACGCCAAGGGCGACATCAAGGCCTTTGACACCCTGTATCAGCGTCATCGTGGCGGCCTGTATCGCTATTTTGTACGTCAGATTGGCGACAGCCAACTGGCCGAAGATCTGTATCAGGAGACCTGGGGGCGGGTTATTAAGGCCGCCCCTGCCTATGAGGTCAGTGCCAAGTTCACCACCTGGCTGTATCGCATTGCCCACAATTTGTTGATTGACCATGTGCGGGCGGTTAAACCCCTCGATGATGCCGATGCGTTTGAAGAAGAGTTGCAGGAGTTGCCCGACGGCATGACGCCCGCCCGCTCGCTGGAACAGGAGCAGCGGGTGCAGGCGCTGCGTCATTGCGTGACTTTATTACCCCAGGTACAAAAAGAGGCCTTTTTGCTGTCGAGCGAAATGGGCTTCACTGCGCTGATGATAAGTGAAATTGCCGCGGTGTCGCTTGAGGCGACCAAGAGTCGGATCCGCTATGCTTACCAGAGCCTTCGCAGTTGCGTGGCCAGGCGTCTGGGGGAGGATGACGATGAAAGATAG
- a CDS encoding PQQ-dependent sugar dehydrogenase, protein MTSGKLSRALLLLALTPLLATAYSKEENQAVLDLIKLPPSFEIEVLHDGFKNYRQMALTDSGILYVGSRKEGKVHYFPLPGSAAARAGVPNGAISMKFTMPSGIAIKDGNLYIADIGKLYRVKDAKHPGKSTPEVIFDKLPEDLHHGWKYLKFGPDGRLYIPIGAPCNICDAGPNYSKIISLDLDTLTTRDEALGVRNSVGFDFAPTTGELWFTDNGRDMMGDDMPSDELNQLSRRGQHFGYPYVHQGDTLDPEFGTGKRIQDYEAPKARLGAHVASLGMTFYTQKQFPPKYQGGIFIAEHGSWNRSEKVGYRVRFAKLKDGEVESLETFAEGWLQGDAVHGRPADVLVAPDGSLLVSDDGRDRLYRIFYSGHSGTEKGN, encoded by the coding sequence ATGACATCAGGCAAACTTAGCCGCGCCCTGTTGCTGCTGGCGCTGACGCCTCTGCTGGCGACAGCCTACAGCAAAGAAGAAAATCAGGCCGTGCTGGATTTGATAAAACTGCCGCCGAGCTTTGAGATTGAAGTGCTCCATGATGGCTTTAAAAACTACCGCCAGATGGCGCTGACCGACTCAGGTATCCTTTACGTCGGTTCCCGCAAAGAAGGCAAGGTGCATTATTTTCCGCTGCCGGGTTCTGCGGCCGCCAGGGCAGGCGTGCCCAATGGTGCCATCAGCATGAAATTCACCATGCCATCGGGCATCGCCATCAAAGACGGCAACCTCTACATCGCCGATATCGGCAAACTCTACCGGGTTAAGGATGCTAAGCACCCCGGCAAGAGTACTCCCGAGGTTATTTTCGATAAACTGCCGGAAGATTTACACCACGGCTGGAAGTACCTTAAATTTGGCCCGGATGGTCGGCTCTACATCCCCATCGGCGCCCCCTGCAACATCTGTGATGCCGGGCCAAACTACAGCAAAATCATCAGCCTGGATTTGGACACCCTCACCACCAGGGACGAGGCCCTCGGCGTACGCAACAGCGTCGGCTTCGACTTTGCCCCGACCACAGGCGAGCTTTGGTTTACCGACAATGGCCGCGACATGATGGGCGATGACATGCCTTCCGATGAGTTGAATCAGCTCAGTCGCCGCGGCCAGCACTTCGGTTACCCCTATGTGCATCAGGGCGACACCCTTGACCCGGAATTTGGCACAGGTAAACGCATTCAGGACTATGAAGCGCCCAAGGCCAGGCTCGGCGCCCACGTGGCAAGCCTCGGCATGACCTTCTATACCCAAAAACAGTTTCCGCCAAAATACCAGGGCGGCATCTTTATCGCCGAACATGGCTCCTGGAATCGCAGCGAAAAAGTCGGCTACCGGGTGCGCTTTGCCAAGCTAAAAGACGGTGAGGTAGAAAGCCTGGAAACCTTTGCTGAAGGCTGGCTGCAGGGCGATGCAGTGCATGGTCGCCCGGCCGATGTGCTGGTGGCGCCCGACGGCAGTCTGCTGGTGAGTGACGATGGCCGCGACCGCCTCTATCGCATCTTCTACAGCGGCCATTCCGGCACAGAGAAAGGCAACTGA
- the purE gene encoding 5-(carboxyamino)imidazole ribonucleotide mutase, translating to MQALVAVVMGSKSDWPTMEAAAEIMDKLQVPYHVEVVSAHRTPDKLMDFAATAADKGFQVIIGGAGGAAHLPGMLASKTRLPVLGVPVQSKALNGMDSLLSIVQMPKGIAVGTLAIGTAGAFNAGLLACQILANNDAALAERLEAFRAEQTQSVLENPDPRDA from the coding sequence ATGCAAGCCCTCGTTGCTGTCGTAATGGGATCCAAGAGTGATTGGCCCACCATGGAAGCCGCCGCAGAGATCATGGATAAACTGCAGGTGCCCTACCATGTTGAAGTGGTCTCCGCCCACCGGACCCCGGACAAGTTAATGGACTTTGCAGCCACAGCTGCAGACAAGGGCTTTCAGGTGATCATCGGCGGCGCCGGCGGTGCAGCCCACCTGCCAGGCATGCTGGCCTCCAAAACCCGTCTGCCCGTGCTGGGCGTGCCTGTTCAAAGTAAGGCTTTGAACGGCATGGATTCCTTGCTGTCTATCGTGCAAATGCCAAAGGGCATCGCCGTAGGCACCCTCGCTATCGGCACAGCCGGTGCCTTTAACGCAGGTCTGCTGGCCTGTCAGATCCTTGCCAACAACGATGCTGCCCTCGCCGAGCGTCTGGAAGCCTTCCGCGCCGAGCAAACCCAAAGCGTACTGGAAAATCCGGATCCGAGGGACGCGTAA
- a CDS encoding HD-GYP domain-containing protein: MSTLSRDEHPTDLAHWRQIIFRRLFGAMAIICIPVYFTSVYLCMKQGFWSMVVVDTLAYLMLLALLLFPELEDRQRYLLGSLLCYGIGVAFIWAIGPTGAGFFWLFMFPLIATLLLGSRMGLASQGLAALTLIITAIAYGNHWLPWPPLPEYSLEIYLVVMLNFLVINAMLCFGTGYLTDKLAQSLERTNASRRATVLGLARVSSYRTSEKARHLDRIAIASEKLAEALLHSPHKPEELTQEFAEHIGLSATLHDIGMIGLPDSLQSKMLELTPSMEHDRYKHTQIGERLLADLQKEAPDCMLLELARDIAAYHHERWDGEGFPGKLRGKAIPLAARIVSLVDIFDDLLCHPDERLRMSFTEALAHLKGLKGTALDPLLVDTFLAEPGMKAIWEEPAIYRQGSD; encoded by the coding sequence ATGTCCACACTGTCCAGGGACGAACACCCGACGGATCTTGCCCATTGGCGCCAAATCATCTTTCGCCGCCTGTTCGGGGCCATGGCGATCATTTGTATTCCCGTTTACTTCACCAGCGTTTACCTGTGCATGAAGCAAGGCTTCTGGTCCATGGTGGTGGTAGACACACTCGCCTACCTGATGCTGCTGGCCTTGCTGCTGTTCCCTGAACTGGAAGACCGCCAGCGCTACCTGCTGGGTAGCCTGTTGTGCTACGGCATAGGCGTGGCCTTTATCTGGGCTATAGGCCCCACGGGAGCAGGATTTTTCTGGCTGTTTATGTTCCCGCTTATCGCCACCTTGCTGCTTGGCAGTCGCATGGGACTCGCCTCTCAGGGCTTAGCGGCACTGACGCTGATCATCACCGCCATCGCCTATGGCAACCACTGGCTCCCCTGGCCACCACTGCCCGAGTACAGCCTGGAAATCTATCTGGTGGTGATGCTTAATTTTTTGGTTATCAACGCCATGCTGTGTTTTGGCACCGGCTACCTGACCGATAAGCTGGCACAGTCACTGGAGCGGACCAACGCCTCCAGACGGGCGACCGTATTGGGGCTGGCACGCGTTTCCAGTTACCGCACCAGCGAAAAAGCCCGGCACCTCGACCGGATTGCCATTGCCAGTGAAAAGCTCGCCGAAGCCCTGCTGCACTCGCCCCACAAGCCCGAAGAACTGACCCAGGAATTTGCCGAGCACATTGGCCTTAGCGCTACCCTGCACGACATTGGCATGATTGGTCTGCCGGACAGTTTGCAAAGCAAGATGCTGGAACTGACGCCCTCGATGGAGCACGACAGATACAAGCACACCCAGATTGGCGAGCGGCTGCTGGCGGATCTGCAAAAAGAGGCTCCCGATTGCATGCTGCTGGAGCTCGCCCGAGACATCGCCGCCTACCATCACGAACGTTGGGACGGCGAAGGCTTCCCGGGTAAGCTGCGGGGCAAAGCAATTCCGCTGGCCGCACGGATAGTGTCACTGGTGGATATCTTCGATGATTTGCTGTGCCACCCGGACGAGCGGCTGAGAATGTCCTTTACCGAGGCGCTGGCGCATCTGAAAGGGCTTAAGGGCACGGCATTGGATCCGCTGTTGGTGGATACCTTTTTGGCCGAACCCGGGATGAAAGCAATTTGGGAAGAGCCTGCCATATACCGTCAGGGCTCGGATTAA
- the purK gene encoding 5-(carboxyamino)imidazole ribonucleotide synthase, protein MANNKRVWVLGNGQLGAMLSHAGQPLAIDVLPVDIMAPSDEKLPLADDDIITAEREQWPESSLSLQLSTHKNFINGPVFGRLADRYTQKSLLDELKVATAPWELVDNDTDVNALYGKYGERVLMKRRTGGYDGKGQHWLKQAENGQIPADWRGEAIAEQAINFDEEVSVVGVRTHNGECFFYPLTLNLHQDGILMASVSPLPRLAPLQAEAEAMLGTIMQGLDYVGVMAMECFRVGDHLLVNELAPRVHNSGHWTQAGTHMDQFQLHLRALCDLPIQQPQVNFPCVMVNLIGIDKDDRWLSLPNAELFWYAKEVRPGRKVGHLNLSVHNAAMLESSITQLKSWMPEQYQAPLQWILDNADF, encoded by the coding sequence ATGGCAAACAATAAGCGCGTTTGGGTACTGGGCAATGGTCAGCTCGGTGCCATGCTGTCCCACGCCGGTCAGCCGCTGGCAATCGATGTGCTGCCGGTGGATATCATGGCCCCCAGCGATGAAAAACTGCCGCTGGCCGATGATGACATCATCACCGCCGAGCGTGAGCAGTGGCCCGAGTCCAGCCTGAGTCTGCAGCTCTCCACCCACAAAAACTTCATCAATGGTCCTGTGTTTGGTCGTCTTGCCGACCGCTATACCCAAAAATCCTTGCTGGATGAGCTGAAGGTTGCCACCGCTCCCTGGGAGCTGGTGGATAACGACACTGACGTCAATGCCCTTTATGGCAAGTATGGCGAGCGGGTGCTGATGAAGCGTCGCACCGGTGGCTACGATGGCAAGGGTCAGCATTGGCTCAAGCAGGCCGAAAATGGCCAGATCCCCGCCGACTGGCGCGGTGAAGCCATTGCCGAGCAAGCCATTAATTTTGATGAAGAAGTATCTGTTGTGGGCGTTCGCACTCACAATGGTGAGTGCTTCTTTTACCCGCTGACCCTGAATCTGCATCAGGACGGCATTCTGATGGCATCTGTGTCACCGCTGCCAAGGCTTGCGCCACTGCAGGCCGAGGCCGAAGCCATGCTCGGCACCATCATGCAGGGCCTCGATTATGTGGGCGTAATGGCCATGGAATGTTTCCGGGTTGGCGACCACCTGCTGGTGAACGAGCTGGCGCCGCGGGTACATAACTCGGGCCACTGGACCCAGGCGGGCACCCATATGGATCAGTTCCAGCTGCACCTGCGCGCCCTGTGCGACCTGCCTATTCAGCAGCCTCAGGTGAACTTCCCCTGTGTGATGGTTAACCTTATCGGTATCGACAAGGACGACCGCTGGCTGAGCCTGCCCAATGCCGAGCTGTTCTGGTACGCCAAAGAGGTGCGTCCGGGCCGCAAGGTAGGTCACCTGAACCTGTCGGTGCACAATGCCGCCATGCTCGAAAGTAGTATCACTCAGCTGAAAAGCTGGATGCCGGAGCAATATC
- a CDS encoding SPFH domain-containing protein codes for MDDSNITRAKKALSPKAILLTLGAIGAVAVLKSSILMTDAGYTYVHQNNITGALDVFTEPGIHVRMPFLSKITRYDQVVTVSFGNNQGEAFYQRLPSLQVRFADTYTGQVPATFRFKLSHSPEQIIQMHREFRSNDNLIETMLIKNARNVTVITATQYTGEEFFQGGLNQFKAQLADQLSNGIYTTERRQVEVEQVDLVPVGFDQDDSNKLQATKQLVWKTIPVTDKTGQPVRQDNPLSQYGITVTQVTIGDPQPEDQLDKLLTDKKKLVAERIRTIQEQETSKAQAKTEQLRKEIQRTREVQDAQRAKELAVISQQKEVEIARQIAERELVEERKKKEIAALSKAKELEMAQANLEIQKANAAAASFEAKAIRETGIAEAEVLAAKYKALGTYEKIYTAEMNRDVAKVLYENLPKFKVEMPQNYIGGNGGMTSNLDVITGFSALGLMDKSKELSQQTKQ; via the coding sequence ATGGACGACAGCAACATCACCCGCGCCAAAAAGGCTCTCTCCCCCAAAGCCATTCTGCTCACCCTGGGTGCCATAGGTGCCGTGGCGGTGCTGAAGAGCTCAATTCTGATGACTGACGCCGGTTACACCTATGTTCATCAGAACAACATCACCGGGGCGTTGGATGTATTTACCGAGCCGGGCATCCACGTACGCATGCCGTTTTTATCCAAAATAACGCGCTACGATCAGGTAGTTACCGTCTCTTTCGGTAACAATCAGGGCGAAGCCTTTTATCAGCGACTCCCCTCGCTGCAGGTGCGGTTTGCCGACACCTACACAGGCCAGGTGCCCGCCACCTTCCGCTTCAAGTTGTCCCACTCCCCTGAGCAAATTATCCAGATGCACCGGGAGTTTCGCTCCAACGACAACCTGATTGAAACCATGCTGATCAAAAACGCCCGCAACGTGACCGTAATCACCGCGACACAGTACACCGGCGAAGAGTTCTTCCAGGGCGGCCTGAACCAGTTCAAGGCGCAGCTGGCGGATCAGCTCAGCAACGGTATCTACACCACCGAGCGTCGCCAGGTTGAAGTGGAACAGGTGGATTTGGTGCCGGTAGGCTTCGATCAGGACGACTCCAACAAGCTGCAGGCCACCAAACAACTGGTGTGGAAGACCATTCCTGTCACCGACAAAACCGGTCAGCCGGTGCGTCAGGACAACCCGTTAAGCCAGTACGGCATTACCGTGACTCAGGTGACCATTGGCGATCCGCAGCCGGAGGATCAGCTTGATAAACTGCTGACAGACAAAAAGAAACTGGTTGCCGAGCGCATCCGCACCATTCAGGAGCAGGAGACCTCCAAAGCCCAGGCCAAGACCGAGCAACTGCGCAAAGAAATTCAGCGTACCCGCGAGGTTCAGGATGCCCAGCGTGCCAAGGAGCTGGCGGTAATTTCCCAGCAAAAAGAAGTGGAAATCGCCCGTCAAATTGCCGAGCGGGAACTGGTGGAAGAGCGCAAGAAGAAAGAAATTGCCGCCCTTTCCAAGGCCAAAGAGCTGGAAATGGCCCAGGCCAACCTGGAAATTCAAAAGGCCAACGCCGCTGCGGCCTCCTTTGAGGCCAAGGCTATCCGCGAAACCGGTATCGCCGAGGCGGAAGTTCTGGCCGCCAAATACAAGGCCCTCGGTACCTACGAGAAAATCTACACCGCCGAGATGAACCGCGATGTGGCCAAGGTGTTGTACGAGAACCTGCCTAAGTTCAAAGTGGAAATGCCGCAAAATTATATTGGCGGCAATGGCGGCATGACCTCCAATCTGGATGTGATCACCGGCTTCTCGGCCCTTGGATTAATGGATAAGAGCAAAGAGCTGAGTCAGCAAACCAAACAGTAA
- a CDS encoding substrate-binding periplasmic protein, with protein MTEFAARTMTVALVLLSWLLPLSSSQAACSHVLHVGFNDWPPYSWSEDAGPALGLDVELLKVFAERAGCEIVFDKMPPKRSHQLMRSGKIDIMMGASRTEERVSYAFFSLPYRLEVVSLFSMESASVNDISSWAQVMTAKHKLLVPQAGWYGDDFEQNKDHMLRRDLLVESPDLLRSVQMLARGRGDLAIGDSLSLPYIASQSEQLHLYRHSVRLSESEIHLMFSRESMSKEEVDAFNHAIGLAGEEGEIARLQFKWEQISLSRIEGHSDNGAGRERAGPVMAE; from the coding sequence ATGACAGAGTTCGCCGCACGCACAATGACAGTTGCACTGGTGCTGCTGTCGTGGCTGCTGCCACTGTCATCCAGTCAGGCGGCCTGCAGCCATGTGCTGCACGTGGGGTTTAACGACTGGCCGCCTTATTCCTGGTCTGAAGATGCCGGTCCGGCGCTTGGGCTAGATGTGGAGCTGCTGAAGGTATTTGCTGAGCGGGCGGGCTGCGAAATCGTGTTTGATAAGATGCCCCCCAAGCGTTCACATCAGCTGATGCGTTCGGGCAAAATCGACATCATGATGGGGGCCAGCAGGACGGAAGAGCGGGTGTCGTACGCGTTTTTCTCTTTGCCTTATCGGCTGGAAGTGGTGAGCCTGTTCAGCATGGAAAGTGCATCGGTAAACGATATCAGCAGCTGGGCCCAAGTGATGACCGCCAAGCACAAGCTGCTGGTGCCCCAGGCTGGTTGGTATGGCGATGATTTTGAGCAAAATAAAGACCATATGCTGCGCCGCGACCTGCTGGTGGAAAGCCCGGATCTACTCAGAAGCGTGCAGATGCTGGCCCGTGGCCGCGGTGATTTGGCGATCGGCGACTCCCTGTCTTTGCCCTATATCGCCAGTCAGAGTGAGCAGTTGCATCTGTATCGCCACTCGGTGCGCCTCAGTGAAAGTGAAATCCACCTGATGTTCAGCCGCGAATCCATGTCAAAAGAGGAAGTAGACGCCTTCAACCATGCCATTGGCCTGGCCGGTGAAGAAGGTGAAATCGCCCGGCTGCAATTCAAGTGGGAGCAAATCTCGTTAAGCCGGATAGAAGGACATTCAGATAACGGTGCCGGCCGCGAGCGTGCCGGCCCAGTGATGGCAGAGTGA
- the dauA gene encoding C4-dicarboxylic acid transporter DauA: MPHRQHLTSLRPGIALRQSLFESPYGRKSLLADILAGITVGIIAIPLAMALAIASGAPPQHGLYTAIVAGIIIALSGGSRLSVSGPTAAFVVLLAPISAHYGLGGLMLATVMSGAIMMLMSLMRLGRLIQYIPEPVTLGFTGGIAIVIASLQVKDLLGLSIESSGEGFWPLWQGIIHALPSSQWPSALVAIVTLTVLIGWPKLTSKVPPHLPAIVIGTLTALWLSGNGHAVDTIGSRFSYALADGTLAPGIPPFLPEWIAPWHLPGSDGKPLALSWSLLQALLPSALAIAMLGAIESLLCAVVLDGMTGKRHSANSELFGQGLGNLIAPFFGAIPATAAIARSAANVRAGAKSPLAAVFHALTVLAGLLVLAPVLAYVPMATMAALLLVVAWHMSEAPKSLHLVKTAPLADVLVLLTCLLLTVIFDMVIAIGAGIVLASLLLMGQLAATTRLVSQDMPCHPDDDPPNDSQADTDAHSSALYRIDGPLFFAAADNVFSELLHRSQGVQTLILDWQNVTLLDAGGVAALERTLSQLKAEGRELRIASVPFHALRVLVRARVAEIPGLLSFHADLASACAPIHK; this comes from the coding sequence ATGCCACACCGCCAGCACCTTACCTCTCTAAGACCAGGCATCGCCCTGCGTCAAAGCCTGTTTGAGTCCCCCTACGGCCGAAAATCCCTGCTGGCAGATATCCTTGCCGGGATCACCGTGGGCATTATCGCCATTCCACTGGCCATGGCCCTTGCGATTGCCAGTGGCGCGCCGCCGCAGCACGGCCTGTACACCGCCATAGTGGCGGGCATCATTATTGCGCTCAGCGGCGGCTCCAGATTATCGGTATCCGGCCCTACCGCTGCCTTTGTGGTGCTGCTGGCGCCAATTTCGGCTCACTATGGTTTGGGCGGTTTAATGCTGGCGACCGTGATGTCCGGCGCCATTATGATGCTGATGTCGCTGATGCGACTTGGCAGGCTTATTCAGTACATTCCAGAGCCCGTCACCCTGGGGTTTACCGGCGGTATTGCCATTGTGATTGCCAGCTTGCAGGTAAAAGATCTGCTTGGGCTCAGCATCGAGTCGAGCGGCGAAGGCTTCTGGCCCCTGTGGCAGGGCATCATCCATGCGCTGCCCAGCAGCCAATGGCCCAGCGCACTGGTGGCTATCGTCACCCTGACAGTGCTGATTGGCTGGCCAAAACTCACCAGCAAGGTGCCGCCGCACCTGCCCGCCATCGTTATCGGTACCCTCACCGCACTGTGGCTCAGCGGCAACGGACACGCCGTAGACACCATAGGCTCACGTTTTTCCTATGCGCTGGCCGACGGTACCCTGGCGCCGGGGATCCCGCCCTTCCTGCCGGAATGGATTGCCCCCTGGCATCTCCCCGGCAGCGATGGCAAGCCACTGGCACTCAGCTGGAGCTTACTGCAGGCGCTGCTGCCCTCGGCGTTGGCCATTGCCATGCTGGGCGCCATCGAATCTTTGCTGTGCGCCGTGGTGCTTGATGGCATGACCGGCAAACGCCACAGTGCCAACAGTGAGCTGTTCGGACAGGGGCTTGGCAACCTTATCGCGCCTTTTTTCGGCGCTATTCCCGCCACAGCGGCCATTGCCCGCAGCGCCGCCAATGTGCGCGCCGGCGCCAAGAGTCCGCTGGCGGCAGTATTCCATGCTCTGACGGTGCTGGCCGGGCTTCTGGTGCTTGCGCCTGTACTGGCGTACGTGCCCATGGCTACCATGGCCGCACTGCTGCTGGTGGTTGCCTGGCACATGAGTGAGGCACCAAAGAGCCTGCACCTTGTGAAAACTGCGCCCCTTGCCGACGTGCTGGTGCTGCTCACCTGTCTGCTGCTGACGGTTATTTTTGACATGGTGATAGCCATAGGCGCCGGCATAGTGCTGGCTTCATTGCTGCTGATGGGGCAACTGGCCGCCACCACCCGGCTGGTGTCCCAGGACATGCCTTGCCATCCCGATGACGACCCGCCAAACGACTCACAAGCTGACACGGACGCCCACAGCAGTGCGCTCTATCGCATTGACGGACCGCTGTTTTTTGCCGCTGCCGACAATGTCTTCAGCGAGCTTTTGCATCGAAGCCAGGGCGTTCAGACCCTGATCCTTGACTGGCAAAATGTGACCTTACTCGATGCCGGTGGCGTGGCGGCGCTGGAGCGAACCTTGTCGCAGCTAAAAGCCGAGGGGCGCGAACTTCGTATCGCCTCTGTGCCCTTCCATGCCCTGCGGGTATTGGTGCGGGCTCGGGTGGCTGAAATCCCGGGGCTGCTGAGTTTTCATGCCGACCTCGCCTCGGCCTGTGCCCCCATCCACAAATGA